One window from the genome of Mycolicibacterium gadium encodes:
- a CDS encoding TetR/AcrR family transcriptional regulator has translation MSSDPVVVVTQPPPPQPGETPRNRRQEETFNKVLAAGVEMLRESSYADLTVRAVAARAKVAPATAYTYFSSKNHLIAEVYLNLIRQVPYFTDVNDSRVARVEKTLRSMALTVADEPEVAAACTTALLSGNDEAVRAVRDRIGAEIHRRIRSAVGPDADPRTLAALEMTFFGALVNAGSGAFTYHQIADRLSYVVGLIIGDDS, from the coding sequence GTGTCCAGTGATCCCGTGGTTGTGGTCACGCAGCCGCCTCCCCCTCAGCCTGGGGAGACGCCGCGCAACCGCCGCCAGGAGGAGACCTTCAACAAGGTGCTCGCTGCCGGCGTCGAGATGCTGCGCGAGTCGTCCTATGCGGATCTGACAGTGCGCGCGGTGGCGGCGCGGGCCAAGGTCGCGCCCGCGACCGCCTACACCTACTTCTCATCGAAGAACCACTTGATCGCCGAGGTGTATCTGAACCTGATCCGACAGGTGCCCTACTTCACCGACGTCAACGACAGCCGGGTCGCCCGTGTCGAGAAGACGCTGCGCAGCATGGCGCTGACCGTCGCCGACGAGCCGGAGGTGGCCGCCGCGTGCACCACCGCGCTGCTGAGCGGAAACGACGAGGCGGTGCGCGCGGTCCGCGATCGCATCGGTGCAGAGATCCACCGTCGCATCCGTTCGGCCGTCGGCCCGGATGCGGACCCGCGCACGCTTGCCGCGTTGGAGATGACGTTCTTCGGCGCGTTGGTCAATGCCGGCAGCGGCGCGTTCACCTATCACCAGATCGCCGACCGGCTCAGCTACGTGGTCGGCCTCATCATCGGGGACGACTCGTGA